TTTTCAAAAGTTGCTAACTCTGAAGGATACATTACCCCAACAATATCAATGCTGTCAGGCAGACTTGTTATATGCTGTGCACGACTAGCCGGATTCTTTTCGCTATTATCAAACCATGCATACACTTTTTTGTGTTCCGTATCGGCTTTATATTGACGTAAGTTCTCTAAGTACTTGGTATATCCTAAATTATAAGGTATTCAGGAGGGTATTAAATTATTTTCATTTTTCTCAGAAAAAAAGAGAAACTAGACTAAGTGTTTATTATATTAGCGTTGTTTTATTAGCAAAAGGGAGAAGAAAGTCGACACTCTCCTTTTTAGAGTTTAATAAAAGTATAACCGCTAAATTAAAAGTATGGAAAGCAAATATTCGCTTCGAAAGTCGAATCTATTTCGAGCTTTACTGATTCTTTTGTTCATGGTAGTTCCCTTACAGTGGGCTACAGCACAGTTGACCCTATCAACTCACCGTACAACTTTAGGGAGTGTAATTAAACAAATTCAGTCCCAATCAAAGTATCAATTCTTTTATAACGACAAACTATCGACGATCACAGTTGATCCTTTAAATGTAAAAGATGCTCCATTGGAACAAGTACTGAGTACGCTTCTAAAGAACAAAGATATTTCTTATAAGATAGAAGATAATATTATTTATCTATCAGAAAAAGAAGCATCAAGTGGTAACCAACAGCAAGTTGGTAAAGAACAGACCATAACAGGACAAGTTATAGATTCCAAAGGCGAACCTTTAATCGGAGTCAGTATTCTAGTAAAAGGAACAACTGATGGAGCTATAACTGATTTAGATGGTAACTATAAAATAGTAACCAAAAGTGCTAATCCTGTTATTGTATATTCATATATTGGATATAAGACACAGGAAGTTCCCCTGAAAGGTCAATCTTCTGTAAATATAACATTAATGGACGATACGCAAGTCATTGATGAAGTGGTTGTCACTGCTTTGGGTATCAAAAGAGCGACAAAAGCTCTGAGTTATAATGTTCAGGAAGTAAAAAGTGATGACCTTCTAACTAACAAGGACGCTAACTTCATTAATGCACTTTCCGGTAAAGTTGCCGGAGTTACGATCAATTCCAGTTCATCAGGTGTAGGTGGTGCCAGCAAAGTGGTGATGCGTGGTGCAAAAAGTATAGAGCAATCCAGCAACGCACTTTATGTAATAGATGGTATTCCAATGTACAATTTGAGCGGAGAAGGCGGACAAGTTTTCGATTCAAAAGGTTCCACAGAAGCTATTGCCGATATAAATCCAGAAGATATTGAGTCCATGTCCGTATTGACTGGTGCAGCAGCGGCAGCTTTGTATGGTAGCCAGGCAGCTAATGGTGCTATTGTTATTACCACAAAGAAAGGTAAAGAAGGACGTGTCAATTTAACTGTTACACAAAATACGGAATTTATCCGTCCGTTCAGAATGCCGGAATTTCAAAACCGCTATGGCACGGGTAATCTGTCAACAGGTGCAACAACTGGTGACCTTAGCTGGGGACATCTATTAAACAACAGCAATTACATGGGATATGATCCGGCAAGTGACTTCCTCAGAACAGGTGTTGTTACGACCGAAAGTGTTGCACTATCAGCTGGTACGGATAAAAATCAGACTTATTTTTCTTCCAGTGTTGTGAATTCAAAAGGCATGGTTCCCAACAATGACTATAATCGCTATAATTTCACGTTCCGCAATACTACTTCTTTCTTGAAAGATAAAATGATATTGGATGTGAGTGCTAGTTATATCAAGCAGAATGATAAGAATATGGTCAACCAAGGTACTTATTCAAATCCATTGGTTACTGCTTATCTGTTTCCACGTGGAAATGACTGGGAAGAATATAAGATGTACGAACGTTATGACACAAATCGCAAAATCTATACTCAATATTGGCCCAATGAAATGCTTTCCAGTTATACAGGGCAAAACCCGTATTGGATCGCATATCGAAATCTACGTGAGAACGATAAAGAACGTTATATGTTAAGTGCTAATCTGAGTTATCAGATTCTTGACTGGCTGAGTGTTTCCGGTCGTGTGCGTGTAGATAATGCAAATACAGATTATACAAAAAAATTATATGCAACCAGCCATAAAGTACTGACAGAAGGTTCAAAAAATGGTTTCTTTGGTTTAGCAAGAACTCTTGACAAACAGACATACGCTGACGTAATGGTAAACATCAATAAGACATTTAAAGAAATTATTTCTTTGCAAGCCAACATCGGTGCGTCTTACTCTGATATGAAACAAGATGTTATGTCTAATGAAGGCCCAATCCGTAGTGATGGAATTGCCAATATGTTCAATATCATTCAACTGGATGATGTCAAGACAAAACGTAATCAAAGTGGCTACAGAGAACAAACCAAATCCCTTTTTGCAAGTGTTGAACTGGGTTATAAGAGCACATATTATTTAACTTTAACCGGACGTAGCGATTGGCCTTCTCAATTAGCTGGACCTAATTCTGCAAAAAGTGCATTCTTTTATCCCTCAATAGGTGGTTCTGTCATTCTATCTGAATTATTACCGATGCCCAAACAGATCCAGTATTTAAAATTAAGAGGCTCATTCGCATCAGTAGGTTTACCTTTCCCACGCTTCTTGGCAAGTCCCACTTACGAATGGGATAATGCAACCAAACAATGGATTACTAAGACTCATTATCCATTATATGAATTGAAACCGGAAAAAACTAACTCTTGGGAAATTGGTATTACAGCAAGATTCTTGGATCATTTTAATTTTGACTTAGGATTATATACAACAAAGACTTATAATCAAACATTCAATCCTCAGGTTTCTGTATCTTCAAAATACTCAACGATGTACGTACAAACAGGTAGTGTACGGAATAAAGGTATAGAACTATCACTCGGATATCAGAATGAATGGAACAAGAAATT
The DNA window shown above is from Bacteroides faecium and carries:
- a CDS encoding SusC/RagA family TonB-linked outer membrane protein: MESKYSLRKSNLFRALLILLFMVVPLQWATAQLTLSTHRTTLGSVIKQIQSQSKYQFFYNDKLSTITVDPLNVKDAPLEQVLSTLLKNKDISYKIEDNIIYLSEKEASSGNQQQVGKEQTITGQVIDSKGEPLIGVSILVKGTTDGAITDLDGNYKIVTKSANPVIVYSYIGYKTQEVPLKGQSSVNITLMDDTQVIDEVVVTALGIKRATKALSYNVQEVKSDDLLTNKDANFINALSGKVAGVTINSSSSGVGGASKVVMRGAKSIEQSSNALYVIDGIPMYNLSGEGGQVFDSKGSTEAIADINPEDIESMSVLTGAAAAALYGSQAANGAIVITTKKGKEGRVNLTVTQNTEFIRPFRMPEFQNRYGTGNLSTGATTGDLSWGHLLNNSNYMGYDPASDFLRTGVVTTESVALSAGTDKNQTYFSSSVVNSKGMVPNNDYNRYNFTFRNTTSFLKDKMILDVSASYIKQNDKNMVNQGTYSNPLVTAYLFPRGNDWEEYKMYERYDTNRKIYTQYWPNEMLSSYTGQNPYWIAYRNLRENDKERYMLSANLSYQILDWLSVSGRVRVDNANTDYTKKLYATSHKVLTEGSKNGFFGLARTLDKQTYADVMVNINKTFKEIISLQANIGASYSDMKQDVMSNEGPIRSDGIANMFNIIQLDDVKTKRNQSGYREQTKSLFASVELGYKSTYYLTLTGRSDWPSQLAGPNSAKSAFFYPSIGGSVILSELLPMPKQIQYLKLRGSFASVGLPFPRFLASPTYEWDNATKQWITKTHYPLYELKPEKTNSWEIGITARFLDHFNFDLGLYTTKTYNQTFNPQVSVSSKYSTMYVQTGSVRNKGIELSLGYQNEWNKKFSWSSNFTFSANKNEILNLLENYIHPETGELITKERLDVGGLAQARFVLKKGGTLGDMYSTADLLRDNQGNIYVDAEGNVKANFKSEDIKLGSVFPKCNMAWRNDFRWKNLNFGFMLSARIGGIVYSATQAALDLYGVSEASAAARDRGGVSVNGGDIVDAQKWYSVIGSESGIPQYYTYSATNLRLQEASIGYTIPKNKLWGVADITVSLVGRNLWMIYCKAPFDPEAVATTGNYYQGIDNFMMPSSRNLGFNVRLKF